The following are encoded together in the Ovis canadensis isolate MfBH-ARS-UI-01 breed Bighorn chromosome 2, ARS-UI_OviCan_v2, whole genome shotgun sequence genome:
- the FAM131C gene encoding protein FAM131C isoform X1 — translation MRVAPGVLPPETQYLGPCPSGHGRGPLRREQHRFLAVSAQLRLRSCLVEAQPAGRGGDCGQQKRTGAHGVWGLRGAPTAAPACSPSSLTPISASPVLPTLLRPALPLGWPGASHLQPQTLCGLRLLPEAASVSTPSVRLLLSRRPPARKGDGSRCPGQDGGGWEGRQRGGAGGGASVGIAPDRSFDPGLAQAPPASPPPRPTIPAPTQTVHLQTAPPGQLPHQRYHAAPSPRRKSSQLLCFARGGASASDPQDSGPDCPRRGRVPGAVTPPPALGFLTCQADHGASSLGHGEDSAITPGQEGEENSSPQVPAQCRRPGDGCSVAEGINGYMGE, via the exons ATGAGAGTGGCGCCCGGAGTTCTCCCGCCCGAAACACAGTACCTGGGGCCCTGCCCCTCCGGTCACGGGCGAGGGCCACTCCGCCGGGAGCAACATCGCTTCCTGGCTGTTTCAGCCCAGTTGCGCCTCAGGAGCTGCCTGGTGGAAGCCCAgcccgcggggcggggcggggactgTGGGCAACAGAAGCGGACGGGGGCCCACGGGGTCTGGGGGCTGCGTGGGGCGCCCACAGCCGCCCCTGCCTGCTCCCCCTCCTCGTTAACCCCGATCTCGGCGTCTCCGGTTCTGCCCACTCTCCTCCGCCCAGCCCTGCCTTTGGGGTGGCCTGGCGCCTCCCATCTCCAGCCTCAGACCCTCTGTGGCCTCCGCCTCCTCCCGGAAGCCGCGTCTGTGTCCACGCCATCCGTTCGTCTGCTTCTGTCCAGGCGGCCCCCAGCCAGAAAGGGTGACGGGAGCCGCTGCCCAGGGCAGGACggtggaggctgggaggggaggcagcgggggggggcgggggggggagccTCTGTAGGCATCGCCCCAGACCGCTCCTTCGACCCGGGCTTGGCGCAAGCCCCGCCCGcctcaccccctccccgccccaccatCCCTGCGCCCACCCAAACCGTCCACCTCCAGACAGCCCCTCCTGGCCAGCTGCCCCATCAGCGCTACCATGCAGCCCCCAGTCCCCGCCGAAAATCATCACAACTCCTGTGCTTTGCGAGAGGAGGCGCCTCAGCATCAGACCCGCAGGATTCAGGTCCTGACTGCCCTCGGCGGGGCCGTGTGCCTGGGGCTGTGACTCCCCCACCTGCCCTGGGTTTCCTCACCTGCCAAGCTGACCACGGAGCCTCCTCTCTAGGTCACGGTGAGGACTCTGCAATCACGCCGGGACAGGAGGGTGAAGAGAACAGCAGTCCTCAG GTGCCTGCACAGTGCAGACGTCCAGGAGATGGGTGCTCAGTGGCTGAAGGGATAAATGGCTacatgggtgaatga
- the FAM131C gene encoding protein FAM131C isoform X2: protein MGSCVSRDLLTSAHKDCPMPQGTAPLNPDLPSIVASDRVTGKDKQMGFCWDPWQKCFQTANGYLSDSRSCSSSYSVAALATSSLVGVVQSIRDHITKPTAMARGRVAHLIEWKGWSAQRAGWELPPADDDERYSRLPDELREARFAAGVAEQFAITEATLSAWSSLDDGELGPESSPADVLQLQDLGSVCLQDSLLSVHSQDDRLLAFSSLDGWPSPDEPPSPGRQLRPRLPGALGPEAGAGLQGPLRSGDGGLPCEEEDEVFYN, encoded by the exons ATTTGCTCACAAGTGCCCACAAGGACTGCCCCATGCCCCAGGGCACGGCCCCCCTGAACCCAGACTTGCCCTCTATCGTGGCTTCAGACCGTGTCACTGGAAAG GACAAACAGATGGGTTTCTGCTGGGATCCTTGGCAG AAGTGCTTCCAGACCGCCAACGGCTACCTGTCCGACTCCAGGTCCTGCTCCAGCAGCTACAGCGTGGCAGCCCTGGCCACCTCGTCCCTCGTGG GAGTGGTGCAGAGCATCAGGGACCACATCACAAAGCCCACGGCCATGGCCCGCGGCCGCGTGGCCCACCTCATCGAGTGGAAGGGCTGGAGTGCCCAGCGGGCGGGCTGGGAGCTGCCCCCTGCCGACGACGACGAGCGTTACAGCCGCCTTCCGGACGAGCTGCGAGAGGCCCGCTTTGCTGCAG GGGTTGCCGAGCAGTTTGCCATCACGGAGGCCACACTGAGCGCCTGGTCCTCGTTGGATGATGGAGAGCTGGGCCCGGAGAGCAGCCCCGCGGACGTCCTGCAGCTCCAGG ACCTGGGGAGCGTCTGTCTCCAGGACAGCCTTCTGAGTGTCCACTCGCAGGATGACCGTCTTCTGGCCTTCTCCTCCCTCGACGGCTGGCCCTCCCCTGACGAGCCCCCCAGCCCTGGACGGCAGCTGCGGCCGCGGCTcccaggggccctggggcctgAGGCGGGGGCCGGACTGCAGGGCCCCCTCCGCTCCGGGGACGGCGGCCTGCCCTGCGAGGAGGAGGACGAGGTGTTCTACAACTGA